One Actinosynnema pretiosum DNA segment encodes these proteins:
- a CDS encoding site-2 protease family protein: MATAEGWRARAGREGGLPLFRAAGIPVLLAPSWWLGSAVIVVLYAPLASRISPDAGGFTGLALAAAFALFLGLSVLAHELGHSLVALRLGLPVRRLRLFLLGGVSEVARAPGTPRHEGLVAAAGPLVSVLLAGVFALGAHAIPTTDAVWLLVAQTAFANAAVAVFNLLPGLPLDGGRILRAGVWAITGKRATGTRAAVVGGGLVAALLVVWAVLGLLDGAPDRWLRFGVCLLTAWFVVAGARGESAAERARAWPEGLTLQQLVRPVLQLPAESPVSGALSAAAGRGVVLVRADGVAAGLLDRTLAERLAGTSPHAPAEQAAVPIRPETVLLADEAGDDVVERVRSTAAREYLVVDLEGRPAGVLRREDLKAALESR; encoded by the coding sequence ATGGCGACTGCGGAGGGCTGGCGGGCGAGGGCGGGCCGGGAGGGCGGTCTGCCGCTGTTCCGCGCCGCGGGCATCCCGGTGCTGCTGGCGCCCTCGTGGTGGCTGGGCTCGGCGGTCATCGTCGTGCTGTACGCGCCGCTCGCGAGCCGGATCAGCCCGGACGCGGGCGGCTTCACCGGCCTGGCGCTCGCCGCCGCGTTCGCCCTGTTCCTCGGCCTGTCCGTGCTGGCCCACGAGCTGGGCCACAGCCTGGTGGCGCTGCGCCTCGGCCTGCCGGTGCGCAGGCTGCGGCTGTTCCTGCTGGGCGGGGTCTCCGAGGTGGCCAGGGCCCCCGGCACCCCGCGCCACGAGGGCCTGGTGGCGGCGGCGGGACCGCTGGTGTCCGTGCTGCTCGCGGGCGTGTTCGCACTCGGCGCCCACGCCATCCCGACCACCGACGCGGTGTGGCTGCTGGTCGCGCAGACCGCGTTCGCCAACGCCGCCGTCGCCGTGTTCAACCTCCTGCCCGGCCTGCCGCTGGACGGCGGGCGCATCCTGCGCGCGGGCGTCTGGGCCATCACCGGCAAGCGCGCCACCGGCACCAGGGCCGCCGTCGTCGGCGGCGGGCTGGTCGCCGCGCTCCTGGTGGTCTGGGCGGTGCTGGGGCTGCTCGACGGCGCGCCGGACCGCTGGCTGCGCTTCGGCGTGTGCCTGCTCACGGCCTGGTTCGTGGTCGCGGGCGCGCGCGGCGAGTCGGCCGCCGAGCGGGCCAGGGCCTGGCCGGAGGGGCTCACCCTGCAGCAGCTCGTGCGCCCGGTGCTCCAGCTGCCCGCCGAGAGCCCGGTGTCCGGCGCGCTGTCGGCCGCCGCCGGGCGCGGGGTGGTGCTGGTGCGCGCCGACGGGGTCGCCGCCGGGCTGCTGGACCGGACCCTGGCCGAGCGCCTGGCGGGCACGTCCCCGCACGCGCCCGCCGAGCAGGCCGCCGTGCCGATCCGACCGGAGACCGTGCTGCTCGCCGACGAGGCCGGGGACGACGTGGTCGAGCGGGTCCGGTCGACCGCGGCGCGCGAGTACCTGGTGGTCGACCTGGAGGGCAGGCCCGCCGGGGTGCTGCGCCGCGAGGACCTCAAGGCCGCGCTGGAGAGCCGCTAG
- a CDS encoding RecB family exonuclease, with the protein MAAPTTSDRPVRRPALSPSRAGDFKQCPLLYRFRAVDRLPEKPTKAQVRGTVVHAVLEDLFALPAAERVPERARELVEPAWARVREERPEFAELFGADQDEEQADWLTSARELLEGYFGLEDPRRFDPESRELLVEWELPSGVLLRGYVDRVDVAPTGEIRVVDYKTGAAPREHVEGKALFQMKFYALVLWRQRGVVPRQLRLMYLADRQALAYSPDEGELARFERTLEAIWEAILRAGRTGDFRPNPSRLCDYCDHKALCPAFDGTPPPYPGWPEPGAVAERAADRVD; encoded by the coding sequence ATGGCAGCGCCCACCACATCCGATCGCCCCGTGCGCAGGCCGGCCCTGTCGCCCTCCCGCGCGGGCGACTTCAAGCAGTGCCCGCTGCTCTACCGCTTCCGCGCGGTCGACCGGCTCCCCGAGAAGCCGACGAAGGCCCAGGTCAGGGGCACGGTCGTGCACGCCGTGCTGGAGGACCTGTTCGCGCTGCCCGCCGCCGAGCGGGTGCCGGAGCGGGCTCGGGAGCTGGTGGAGCCCGCCTGGGCGCGGGTGCGCGAGGAGCGGCCCGAGTTCGCGGAGCTGTTCGGCGCGGACCAGGACGAGGAGCAGGCGGACTGGCTGACGTCGGCCCGCGAGCTGCTGGAGGGCTACTTCGGGCTGGAGGACCCGCGCCGGTTCGACCCGGAGTCGCGGGAGCTGCTGGTCGAGTGGGAGCTGCCGTCCGGGGTGCTGCTGCGCGGGTACGTGGACCGGGTCGACGTGGCGCCCACCGGGGAGATCCGGGTGGTCGACTACAAGACCGGCGCGGCGCCGCGCGAGCACGTCGAGGGCAAGGCGCTGTTCCAGATGAAGTTCTACGCGCTGGTGCTGTGGCGGCAGCGCGGGGTGGTGCCCCGGCAGCTGAGGTTGATGTACCTGGCGGACCGGCAGGCGCTGGCGTACTCGCCGGACGAGGGCGAGCTGGCGAGGTTCGAGCGGACCCTGGAGGCGATCTGGGAGGCGATCCTGCGCGCCGGGCGCACCGGCGACTTCCGGCCGAACCCGAGCAGGCTGTGCGACTACTGCGACCACAAGGCGCTGTGCCCGGCGTTCGACGGGACGCCGCCGCCGTATCCGGGCTGGCCGGAGCCGGGGGCGGTGGCGGAGCGCGCGGCGGACCGGGTCGACTAG